A single window of Methylocella tundrae DNA harbors:
- a CDS encoding DUF1013 domain-containing protein: MNNAPLMPKATAVWLVENTSLTFDQIANFCKLHPLEVKGIADGEVATGIKGHDPITSGQLTREEIAAAEKDSNRQLQLAVSKVRLPEPARKRGARYTPLSRRQDRPNAILWLVRNHPELKDAQIMRLAGTTKTTLQAIRNRTHWNSAALTPADPVTLGLCSQIDLDFEVNRAAKDRPHVEEDHSQTLMSAETTTRPPHEERRTEAEVFGVAPAKQHEVEEDIDVHSVFASLKGLKVKE; this comes from the coding sequence ATGAACAATGCGCCGCTCATGCCTAAGGCCACGGCTGTATGGCTCGTCGAAAATACGTCTTTGACTTTCGATCAGATCGCCAATTTCTGCAAACTTCACCCGCTCGAAGTGAAAGGCATCGCGGACGGCGAAGTCGCGACCGGGATCAAGGGCCATGATCCGATCACTTCGGGACAATTGACCCGCGAAGAAATCGCCGCGGCGGAGAAAGATTCCAATCGCCAGCTGCAACTGGCGGTTTCCAAGGTGCGGCTGCCGGAGCCGGCGCGCAAACGCGGCGCCCGCTACACGCCGCTCTCGCGCCGCCAGGATCGCCCGAACGCCATTTTGTGGCTGGTGCGCAATCATCCCGAGCTGAAGGATGCGCAGATCATGCGCCTCGCCGGCACTACGAAAACGACATTGCAGGCCATTCGCAATCGGACGCACTGGAATTCAGCCGCGTTGACGCCGGCCGACCCCGTCACGCTTGGCCTCTGTTCGCAGATTGATCTCGATTTCGAAGTCAATCGCGCTGCAAAAGATCGGCCGCATGTCGAAGAAGATCACAGCCAGACCCTGATGTCCGCCGAAACGACCACGCGCCCGCCGCATGAAGAGCGTCGCACCGAAGCCGAGGTGTTCGGCGTTGCGCCGGCCAAGCAGCACGAGGTTGAAGAAGACATCGACGTGCATTCGGTCTTCGCGAGTCTGAAAGGCCTAAAGGTAAAAGAATAA
- the nth gene encoding endonuclease III, whose protein sequence is MVKRIIANATVAKGAARAIAGSVKAAARKQGGTTAPKPANARRESLDAARIEEIFRRFAAAAPNPKGELDYVNPFTLLVAVVLSAQATDSGVNKATKALFAVADTPQKMLALGEDRLREMIKTIGLYRTKAKHVIALSQQLVDNFGAIIPNDREALERLPGVGRKTANVVLNIAFGAPTIAVDTHIFRVSNRIPLAPGKTPLDVERGLERIIPDTYKLHAHHWLILHGRYVCKARRPECERCLIVDLCEFPGKTVVN, encoded by the coding sequence ATGGTCAAAAGAATTATTGCAAATGCTACCGTCGCCAAGGGCGCCGCCCGCGCGATCGCCGGAAGCGTCAAGGCCGCCGCTCGAAAGCAAGGCGGGACGACGGCTCCGAAACCGGCGAACGCGCGCCGCGAATCTCTGGATGCAGCGCGCATCGAGGAAATTTTTCGCCGATTCGCCGCCGCAGCGCCAAATCCCAAGGGCGAACTTGACTATGTGAACCCTTTCACCCTGCTGGTCGCGGTGGTGCTCTCGGCGCAGGCGACGGACAGCGGCGTCAACAAGGCGACAAAGGCGCTGTTCGCGGTTGCGGATACACCGCAAAAAATGCTGGCGCTCGGCGAAGACAGACTCCGCGAGATGATCAAGACGATCGGCCTCTACCGGACCAAGGCGAAGCATGTCATCGCCCTGTCGCAGCAGCTCGTCGACAATTTCGGCGCCATCATTCCAAATGATCGCGAGGCGCTTGAACGGCTCCCGGGCGTTGGCCGCAAGACCGCCAATGTCGTGCTGAACATCGCCTTCGGCGCGCCGACGATCGCGGTCGACACCCATATTTTCAGGGTCTCTAACCGCATTCCGCTCGCCCCCGGCAAGACGCCCCTCGACGTCGAGCGCGGCCTCGAACGGATTATTCCGGACACGTATAAGCTGCACGCGCATCATTGGCTCATTCTGCATGGCCGCTATGTCTGCAAGGCGCGCCGGCCGGAGTGCGAGCGCTGCCTGATCGTCGATCTCTGCGAATTTCCCGGAAAAACCGTCGTCAACTAA
- a CDS encoding ABC transporter substrate-binding protein: MMISPQLSRRGVLFGALALGVTKAVAAAPVVVSSKLDLEGALLGQMMLLALARAGVPTINELQIGPTAILRQGLISGAVDLCVEYTGNGAFFFHQESDPVWRDARQGFLRVAELDYAQNRLVWLEPAPADNSWVIAIPKALAAEKSLRTLDDFAAFVRAGNRIKLAASAEFVESEAGLPAFEAAYGFNLQASQLLVLSGGETTATMKAASDGISGVNAAMAYGSDGALNALDLLPLDDPRHAEPVYAPAPVIRAATLADYPQIRQALAPVFAGLDLTTLRALNERVAVEGEEATFVARNYMTAQNLL, from the coding sequence ATGATGATCTCGCCGCAGCTCTCCCGCCGCGGCGTTCTTTTCGGCGCGCTGGCGCTTGGCGTGACAAAAGCTGTGGCGGCCGCGCCGGTCGTCGTCAGCTCGAAGCTTGACCTCGAAGGCGCTCTCCTTGGGCAGATGATGCTGCTGGCTCTGGCCCGCGCCGGCGTTCCGACGATAAACGAGCTGCAGATCGGGCCGACGGCGATTTTGCGTCAGGGCTTGATCTCAGGCGCGGTCGATCTTTGCGTCGAATATACCGGCAACGGCGCCTTTTTCTTTCACCAGGAATCTGATCCGGTGTGGCGCGACGCGCGGCAGGGCTTTTTGCGCGTCGCAGAGTTGGACTATGCTCAAAATCGCCTCGTCTGGCTGGAGCCGGCGCCTGCCGATAATAGCTGGGTCATCGCCATTCCGAAGGCGCTTGCGGCAGAGAAAAGCCTACGCACGTTGGACGATTTCGCCGCTTTCGTCCGGGCCGGAAACAGGATCAAATTGGCCGCCTCGGCCGAATTCGTCGAAAGCGAGGCGGGCCTTCCGGCGTTTGAAGCGGCCTATGGATTCAATCTGCAGGCCTCGCAACTTCTGGTGCTGTCCGGCGGCGAGACGACGGCGACGATGAAGGCTGCCTCGGACGGAATTTCGGGCGTCAATGCGGCGATGGCCTATGGCTCCGATGGCGCGCTCAACGCGCTTGATCTGTTGCCGCTTGACGATCCGCGCCATGCGGAGCCTGTCTATGCGCCGGCGCCCGTCATTCGCGCCGCGACATTGGCGGACTATCCGCAGATAAGACAGGCATTGGCGCCAGTCTTCGCTGGCCTTGATCTTACAACCTTGCGGGCGCTCAATGAGCGGGTGGCGGTCGAAGGCGAAGAGGCGACCTTCGTTGCGCGCAATTATATGACGGCGCAAAATCTGTTATGA
- a CDS encoding DUF2244 domain-containing protein — translation MSAAKIIIGEMEDPALFAARLKPHRSLGRRNFQFLLMAFLGANIVSSLPFIFLGAWPVAGFFGLDVALFYFAFKANYRAARAYEDVHVTPFELFVAKVSAKGRRDEWRFNPAFVRLEREEHEEFGTLRLALVSRGKSLEVAAFLGPGEKADFASALSRALAEARRGPRYS, via the coding sequence ATGTCAGCTGCGAAAATCATCATCGGTGAAATGGAAGATCCCGCGCTTTTCGCCGCGCGGCTGAAACCACATCGCTCGCTGGGGCGGCGGAACTTTCAGTTTCTGTTGATGGCATTTCTGGGAGCCAATATCGTCTCGAGCCTCCCATTTATTTTTCTTGGCGCATGGCCCGTCGCGGGGTTCTTCGGGCTCGACGTCGCGCTTTTCTATTTCGCGTTCAAAGCGAATTACCGCGCCGCCCGCGCCTATGAGGACGTCCATGTGACGCCTTTTGAACTTTTTGTCGCCAAGGTCAGCGCCAAAGGGCGGCGGGACGAATGGCGTTTCAATCCAGCCTTCGTGCGCTTGGAGCGGGAGGAGCACGAGGAGTTCGGAACTTTGCGGCTGGCGCTCGTCTCGCGTGGCAAGAGCCTCGAAGTCGCGGCGTTCCTCGGGCCGGGCGAAAAAGCGGATTTTGCCAGCGCCCTGTCGCGCGCCCTTGCCGAGGCGCGGCGCGGACCTCGCTACTCCTGA
- a CDS encoding ABC transporter permease, whose product MWQAPSADLGAIISSFAALAGLSFVAQEKLRAYAALLAGAALFFACLAGAGAFAHVLAATAPPAARISLGPAFWILGAVALLAMLNAMQRGALSLWLRVAAGAAVALGFVLMARYGVFTSLALAREFMGRHVEFQQQLARHVGLVGAAAAFALIISVPLTAVALRHAGARGWLFATLGVVQTIPSIALFGALIAPLSALSARFPALRELGVAGVGPTPAIIALTLYSLPPLVRIFVTGFNAVASEVKDAAIGLGFDRHRLFLSVELPLALPALISGLRVVVIQAIGLAAVAALIGAGGLGVFVFQGIGQYALDLVLLGAIPIILLALAADLIFQMLLAAARRRA is encoded by the coding sequence GTGTGGCAGGCTCCCTCGGCGGATCTTGGCGCCATCATATCAAGCTTTGCCGCGCTCGCCGGCCTGTCGTTTGTCGCGCAAGAAAAGCTCCGCGCATACGCCGCGCTGCTTGCGGGGGCGGCGTTGTTCTTTGCTTGCCTTGCCGGCGCGGGAGCATTCGCCCATGTCCTCGCCGCGACGGCGCCGCCGGCGGCGCGCATATCGCTTGGGCCCGCCTTCTGGATCCTTGGCGCGGTCGCTCTCCTCGCCATGTTGAACGCGATGCAGCGCGGCGCGCTTTCCCTCTGGCTGCGCGTGGCCGCAGGCGCGGCTGTCGCGCTTGGCTTTGTGCTTATGGCGCGCTACGGCGTTTTCACCAGCCTCGCGCTCGCCAGGGAGTTCATGGGGCGCCACGTGGAATTCCAGCAACAGCTCGCCCGCCATGTTGGCCTCGTCGGCGCCGCCGCGGCTTTTGCGTTGATCATCAGCGTCCCGCTGACCGCGGTGGCTTTGCGTCACGCAGGCGCGCGCGGATGGCTTTTCGCGACGCTCGGAGTCGTGCAGACGATTCCATCGATTGCGCTTTTTGGCGCGTTGATCGCGCCGCTCTCCGCCCTCAGCGCACGGTTTCCGGCGCTGCGCGAGCTCGGCGTCGCCGGCGTTGGCCCAACGCCTGCGATCATCGCGCTGACACTCTACTCGCTGCCGCCGCTGGTGCGCATATTTGTTACGGGCTTCAATGCAGTCGCCTCGGAGGTGAAAGATGCGGCGATCGGCCTCGGCTTTGATCGGCACCGTCTGTTCCTTTCGGTTGAATTGCCGCTGGCGCTGCCGGCCTTGATTTCGGGGCTGCGCGTCGTCGTCATTCAAGCCATCGGCCTTGCCGCCGTTGCAGCTTTAATCGGCGCCGGCGGACTTGGCGTCTTTGTTTTTCAGGGCATCGGACAATATGCGCTGGATCTTGTTCTGCTTGGCGCGATCCCGATCATTCTCCTGGCGCTCGCCGCCGATCTCATCTTTCAGATGCTGCTGGCGGCGGCGAGGAGGCGAGCATGA
- a CDS encoding ABC transporter permease, with protein MRVSIMAAVRVVARQPAFWLALLLVGAIGSMRWSAPFFAALFPGDPRPLYSRASFFELTLAHCELVAISSLLAAVVGIGLAIFATRDRGREFAAMISAIAAVGQTFPPVAVLALAVPILGYGAAPALAALSLYAILPILDGALTGLHNVPAAARQAAEGMGFAPFGLLWRIELPLALPFILAGLRNAVIINIGTATIGSSVGALSLGSPILEGLSASNPAYVLQGALIVALLAVAVDRGFQSLETALCAPRG; from the coding sequence ATGCGGGTTAGCATCATGGCGGCGGTTCGTGTGGTCGCGCGTCAGCCGGCGTTCTGGCTCGCGCTGCTGCTCGTCGGCGCGATCGGATCGATGCGATGGAGCGCGCCCTTTTTCGCCGCGCTGTTTCCGGGCGATCCGCGCCCCCTCTATTCGCGCGCAAGCTTCTTTGAATTGACGCTGGCGCATTGCGAACTCGTCGCGATCTCGAGCCTTCTCGCGGCGGTTGTCGGGATCGGCCTCGCCATCTTCGCCACGCGCGATCGCGGGCGCGAATTCGCGGCCATGATTAGCGCCATCGCCGCCGTGGGCCAGACGTTTCCGCCGGTCGCCGTTCTCGCCCTGGCCGTTCCGATCCTCGGCTATGGCGCGGCGCCGGCGCTTGCCGCTCTGAGCCTTTACGCCATTTTGCCCATTCTCGACGGCGCTTTGACGGGCTTGCACAATGTGCCCGCCGCCGCGCGGCAGGCGGCCGAAGGCATGGGCTTTGCTCCCTTTGGGCTCCTCTGGCGGATCGAGCTGCCGCTGGCTTTGCCGTTCATTCTCGCGGGTCTGCGCAACGCTGTCATCATCAACATTGGGACGGCGACGATCGGCTCCAGCGTCGGCGCTCTTTCGCTCGGCTCGCCGATCCTCGAAGGGCTGTCGGCGTCAAATCCCGCTTACGTCCTTCAGGGCGCCCTGATCGTCGCGCTGCTGGCTGTGGCGGTCGATCGCGGATTTCAGTCCTTGGAGACGGCGCTCTGCGCTCCGCGTGGTTGA
- the mepA gene encoding penicillin-insensitive murein endopeptidase translates to MRSPLLLLAALCAIWPMRAALAQDRGSLEPVALPPLAHPNDPATPAKELFGRETTPAPLAARTIGFYSRGCLAGGQPLPVNGPAWQVMRLSRNRNWGHPALLAFLERFARKVPTVSHWPGILVGDMSQPRGGPMLTGHASHQVGLDADVWLTPMPARQLTRSEREEMTAINVVRPDRLDVDPSKWTQDDLEVVKAAAQDRQVQRIFVNAAIKKAICREATGDRSWLNKVRPYYGHDYHFHIRLVCPSGEQACREQDPVPPGDGCDASLAYWFSDAVLHPLPRPQRPKPPITLAQLPTECRTVLNAK, encoded by the coding sequence ATGCGATCGCCTCTGCTTTTACTGGCCGCCCTTTGCGCGATTTGGCCGATGCGGGCGGCTCTGGCGCAGGACAGAGGTTCGCTCGAACCCGTCGCTCTTCCTCCCCTCGCCCATCCGAACGATCCGGCAACTCCAGCCAAGGAATTATTCGGACGCGAGACCACACCGGCGCCCCTCGCAGCGCGCACCATCGGTTTTTATTCGCGCGGCTGCCTCGCCGGAGGCCAGCCCCTGCCCGTCAATGGACCCGCCTGGCAGGTGATGCGGCTCTCGCGCAACCGCAACTGGGGCCATCCGGCCCTGCTCGCCTTTCTGGAACGATTTGCCCGCAAGGTGCCGACCGTCAGCCATTGGCCTGGAATTCTCGTCGGCGATATGTCGCAGCCGCGCGGCGGCCCTATGCTCACGGGGCATGCCTCGCATCAAGTCGGCCTCGACGCTGACGTCTGGCTCACGCCGATGCCGGCGCGCCAGTTGACGCGTTCTGAGCGGGAGGAGATGACGGCGATCAATGTGGTGCGGCCGGACCGACTCGACGTCGATCCTTCGAAATGGACGCAGGATGATCTTGAGGTCGTCAAGGCGGCCGCGCAAGACCGGCAAGTGCAGCGTATTTTCGTCAACGCGGCGATCAAGAAAGCGATTTGCCGCGAGGCGACCGGCGATCGCTCATGGCTGAATAAAGTACGCCCCTATTACGGACATGACTACCATTTCCACATCCGCCTCGTCTGTCCGTCAGGAGAGCAGGCCTGCCGTGAGCAGGACCCCGTCCCCCCGGGCGACGGCTGCGACGCCTCGCTCGCCTACTGGTTCTCGGACGCCGTATTGCATCCCTTGCCGAGGCCACAACGGCCGAAGCCGCCAATCACATTGGCGCAGCTTCCGACCGAATGCAGAACGGTTCTCAACGCAAAATAG
- a CDS encoding ABC transporter ATP-binding protein, with the protein MSLSPIIELQSVSKSFGATSAIESLFLSIEAGAFCVLVGPSGCGKSTVLRMINAMIAPDLGVVRVRGQNVSELDPIELRRSIGYVIQSVGLFPHWTVAANIATVPRLMGWDKVKIAERVEHIAAALQIDPALLLRYPRQLSGGQQQRVGVARALAADPDILLMDEPFAALDPVSRGALQGELRRLHKESGKTIVFVTHDMNEALRLATHIIVMDKGRVIQAGAPADILLRPRDAFVEGFLGREDLPLRLLDLATVGERTRPATTAAGSADEPIAIRDTASLRQALTLMLERHRDRLAVENERGELMGEIAVADVLGAGDAG; encoded by the coding sequence ATGAGCCTGTCGCCCATCATCGAACTGCAAAGCGTGTCGAAATCCTTTGGCGCGACGTCCGCCATTGAAAGCCTCTTCCTGTCCATCGAAGCTGGCGCATTTTGCGTTCTGGTAGGTCCCTCCGGCTGCGGCAAGTCGACGGTTCTGCGCATGATCAACGCGATGATTGCGCCGGATCTGGGCGTCGTTAGAGTGCGCGGACAAAACGTCAGCGAGCTCGATCCCATTGAGCTGAGGCGCAGCATTGGCTACGTCATACAATCGGTCGGGCTCTTTCCGCACTGGACTGTCGCCGCCAACATTGCAACCGTGCCTCGCCTGATGGGCTGGGACAAGGTCAAAATCGCCGAGCGCGTCGAACATATCGCCGCCGCGCTGCAGATCGACCCTGCGTTGCTGCTTCGCTATCCGCGCCAGTTGTCGGGCGGCCAGCAGCAGCGGGTCGGCGTCGCCCGCGCTCTCGCCGCCGACCCGGACATTTTGTTGATGGACGAGCCTTTCGCCGCGCTCGATCCTGTCAGCCGCGGCGCTTTGCAGGGCGAGTTGCGGCGCCTGCACAAAGAGAGCGGAAAAACGATTGTCTTTGTCACGCATGACATGAACGAAGCCTTGCGCCTCGCGACCCATATTATTGTGATGGACAAGGGCCGCGTGATCCAGGCGGGCGCGCCGGCTGACATCCTGCTGAGGCCGCGCGATGCATTCGTCGAAGGCTTTCTCGGACGTGAGGATTTGCCTTTGAGACTACTTGATCTTGCGACTGTCGGGGAGCGCACGCGGCCTGCCACGACCGCCGCTGGTTCAGCGGACGAGCCGATTGCGATCAGGGACACGGCGAGTCTGCGGCAGGCGCTGACCCTCATGCTCGAGCGTCATCGCGATCGGCTTGCCGTTGAAAATGAGCGCGGCGAACTGATGGGCGAAATCGCCGTCGCCGATGTTCTTGGAGCTGGCGATGCGGGTTAG
- a CDS encoding invasion associated locus B family protein, which translates to MRKTLILAISALLGSCAAAIAETRATTAPPAPAAPPAPTATTFGQWTLRCGVDPGSGERACEVDSAIVLPGQTGPIAQVAFGRLVKQAEKQAKNQQAPDKTADKDKPADKATPDKDAKSEEKTTRLIILVPVNVTIAPGVEVVADAAKPHLNIPFKTCIQAACFAQLELTAEQMQAFRGQTKPGQITFTDPSGKPVPVELSFKGLDQALDALAKR; encoded by the coding sequence ATGCGAAAGACCCTGATACTGGCGATAAGCGCGTTGCTTGGCTCCTGCGCCGCCGCAATCGCGGAAACGCGCGCAACAACGGCGCCTCCCGCCCCAGCGGCGCCTCCGGCCCCCACGGCGACGACATTCGGCCAATGGACTTTGCGATGCGGCGTCGACCCCGGCAGCGGCGAGCGCGCCTGCGAGGTCGATTCCGCGATCGTCCTGCCGGGACAGACCGGGCCGATCGCGCAGGTTGCGTTCGGACGCCTCGTGAAACAGGCTGAGAAACAAGCCAAGAACCAGCAAGCGCCCGACAAGACCGCGGACAAGGACAAGCCGGCGGACAAAGCGACGCCGGACAAGGACGCCAAGAGCGAAGAGAAAACAACGCGGCTCATCATTCTCGTGCCGGTCAATGTGACCATCGCGCCCGGCGTCGAGGTCGTCGCCGACGCCGCCAAGCCTCATCTCAATATTCCGTTCAAGACCTGCATCCAGGCCGCTTGTTTCGCCCAACTGGAGCTGACCGCCGAGCAGATGCAGGCGTTCCGCGGACAGACCAAGCCCGGCCAGATCACTTTCACCGATCCAAGCGGCAAGCCTGTGCCCGTCGAGCTATCGTTCAAAGGGCTGGACCAGGCCCTCGATGCGTTGGCCAAACGTTAG
- the msrA gene encoding peptide-methionine (S)-S-oxide reductase MsrA, protein MFAFRKPLTLPTAANALPGRPDPIKTAETHFLTGGRLAPPFPAGVETALFGLGCFWGAERKFWQLGDGIYATAVGYAGGLTPNPSYEEVCSGLTGHNEVVLVAFDPAKISYESLLRTFWESHDPTQGMRQGNDVGTQYRSGVYVASADQRAAAESSRAAYGKALAEKGFGPITTEILDRPVFYYAESYHQQYLAKNPNGYCGLGGTGVSCPIGVGVAA, encoded by the coding sequence ATGTTCGCGTTTCGGAAACCGCTGACTTTGCCGACGGCCGCGAACGCCCTGCCTGGTCGTCCGGACCCGATCAAGACCGCTGAAACGCACTTCCTCACCGGAGGTCGTTTGGCGCCCCCGTTTCCCGCCGGCGTCGAGACGGCCTTATTCGGGCTGGGATGCTTCTGGGGCGCGGAGCGCAAATTCTGGCAGTTGGGAGACGGGATCTACGCGACAGCGGTGGGTTATGCCGGCGGCCTGACCCCAAACCCGTCATATGAAGAGGTTTGCTCAGGCCTTACCGGCCACAATGAGGTGGTGCTGGTCGCTTTCGATCCAGCCAAAATCTCCTACGAATCTCTCCTGAGAACATTTTGGGAAAGCCACGATCCGACGCAGGGAATGCGCCAGGGCAATGACGTCGGAACACAATATCGCTCCGGTGTTTATGTCGCCAGCGCCGATCAGCGCGCCGCCGCCGAATCGAGCAGGGCGGCCTATGGCAAGGCGTTGGCGGAGAAGGGCTTTGGCCCGATCACAACGGAGATCCTCGATCGGCCGGTTTTTTACTATGCCGAGAGCTATCATCAGCAATACCTCGCCAAAAATCCGAATGGATATTGCGGCTTGGGCGGCACGGGGGTTTCGTGTCCGATCGGGGTCGGCGTCGCAGCCTGA
- a CDS encoding DUF423 domain-containing protein yields MTAPKIQQLALIAAAFAGVAGAAGVILSAVSAHLSAGTLLTTAASFLLIHAVATLALAALALAAPRRGGWFLCGAALFLFGSMLFCGDLAFRALLGVRLFPMAAPIGGSALILGWLSSAVAALAALASKPA; encoded by the coding sequence GTGACGGCTCCGAAAATCCAACAACTCGCCTTGATCGCCGCCGCTTTCGCAGGCGTGGCCGGCGCCGCCGGCGTGATCCTGTCGGCGGTCTCCGCGCACCTGTCGGCAGGCACGCTGCTGACGACCGCCGCCAGCTTCCTGCTGATCCATGCCGTCGCCACGCTGGCGCTCGCAGCCCTCGCCTTAGCCGCGCCCCGTCGCGGCGGCTGGTTCCTTTGCGGGGCGGCGCTGTTTCTTTTCGGCAGCATGCTCTTTTGCGGTGATCTCGCCTTTCGCGCGCTTTTGGGCGTCAGACTTTTCCCCATGGCGGCGCCAATCGGCGGCTCGGCCTTGATCCTCGGCTGGCTATCGTCCGCCGTCGCCGCGCTGGCGGCTCTCGCGTCAAAACCTGCCTGA
- a CDS encoding response regulator, with the protein MTLACAGDPPSKRILIVEDEPFVALSLVDALSELGFDVAGCFGDVSAAMDFIGREHIDGALLDINLGSERIDPVADLLAQRSCPFIFTTGFGLSDIPAAYADRAILQKPFGTADLVSMLDKVFGAVGH; encoded by the coding sequence ATGACGCTTGCGTGCGCTGGCGATCCGCCATCCAAGAGGATTTTGATCGTCGAGGACGAGCCTTTCGTCGCGCTCTCGCTTGTCGACGCTTTGTCTGAGCTGGGTTTTGACGTCGCGGGCTGTTTCGGCGACGTCAGCGCCGCGATGGACTTCATTGGCCGGGAACACATTGACGGAGCGCTTCTCGACATCAATCTCGGTTCGGAGCGGATCGACCCTGTGGCCGATTTGCTGGCGCAGCGGTCGTGTCCGTTCATTTTCACCACCGGCTTCGGACTGTCCGACATCCCGGCCGCCTATGCGGACAGAGCGATTTTGCAGAAGCCCTTTGGCACCGCGGATCTTGTCTCGATGCTGGACAAAGTGTTTGGCGCCGTTGGCCACTAG